The DNA segment GCCTGCGGTTGCGCGGGCTCGATGGGGCCTGCCTGGAACTGGTCGTCGCGCCCTTGCCGGGTTGGGCCTCGCCGTTTGGTGAGCACACCGCTGCGGCCGTGTTCATCAGTAACCCGGATGCTGCGCCGGCCCCGCTCAGTGCCATGCTGCGCAGCCTGTACGGCATGACCCCGGCCGAAGCCCGGCTGACCGAAGCGCTGGTGCATGGCCTGACCCCGCAGGAGTATGCCGAGCGCCAGCAGTTGTCGCTGCATACGGTGCGGGTGCAATTCAAGGCGGCGGCGCACAAGGCCGGTACCAGCCGTCAGGCCGATCTGGTACGGATCGTCCTGACCGGCCCGGCGGTTTTGGGGGCGGGATATCGCTGGTAATCAGAGGATCGACAGCGGATAGCTGACGATCAGCCGGTTCTCGTCGAACTGATTGGTGCTGAAGTCGCGGCGCATGGTGGAGTTGCGCCACTTGATGCTCAGGCTCTTGAAGCTGCCTTGCTGCACCACATAGGCCAGTTCCGATTCGCGTGCCCATTCCTTACCGTCGGTGATGGCCCCGGTGTGCACGTTGTCGCCCTTGATGTAGCGGTTCATCAGGGTCAGGCCGGGTACGCCGAGGGCGCTGAAGTCGTAGTCATGGCGCAATTGCCAGGAGCGTTCCTTGGCGTTGTCGAAGCTTGAGTTGTAGCTGTCGTTGGCCAGCGTCCCGCCGCTGGTGCCATTGACCCGCATCCACAGGCTGTCGCCGCTGACTTTCTGCAGGCCGACATAGAAGGTGCTGGCCCCGTAACGCGCCGAAAGCATGGCTGAGGCGGTCTTGTTATCCAGGTTACCGGCCAGCGACTGGCCGTCATCCTTGCCCACGAAGTAGCCCAGGTTGGCGCCCAGGGTCCAGTCGCCCAGCGGTTGGCTGTGGACCAGGTTGTAATACTGCTGCTGGTAGATATCTTCGAGCTGCGCGTACCAGACCCCGACCAGGGTGCGTTTGTCATTGAAGCTGTATTCACCGGCGGCAAAATTGAACCGGTCGGAGGTGATGCCTGCCCGGCCGTTCATGTTCATGTCTTCCATGCTGGCGTCGTTACGCGGGCTGTTGCCACGGAACTGGCCGCCATACAGGGTCACCCCGTCGATTTCTTTCGAGGTGAGTTGTGCGCCCTGGAAGGTCTGCGGCAGCGAGCGACCGTCGTCGGAGCGCAGGATCGGCAGCACCGGCATCCACTCACCGACTTTCAGTTCGGTCTTCGAAAAGCGTGCCTTGCCCGCCACGGCCAGACGGCCGAAGTCATCAGCAGGCCGGCCGTCGCTGTGGATCGGCAGCAATTGGGTGCCGCCCGACCCGCCACCCCCATCGAGCTTGATCGAATACATGCCTAATACATCGACACCGAAACCGACCGTGCCCTGAGTAAAGCCGGAGCGGGCGTCGAGGATAAAGTTTTGCGTCCACTCCTGGGCACCGCTCTGGGCGTTGGCCGGATCGACGAAGTTACGATTGATGAAGAAGTTGCGCAGGTTCAGATTGACCTTGGCATCGTCGACCAAGCCGGCAGCCTGGCTGGTGGAAGGCACCAGGACAGTGGCGGTGACGAGCGCACAGAAGCTGCCCAGCGGAACGCGAGGATTGGAAAAGCGCATGGCGAATGCCTTTTTGTAGTTATTGGTTGAATGCGATACGTGCGTTGTAACGCTTTGAAATAGTGCGGCGCATGTACGGGGTCTGCAATTGAGCGGAGGGGATAAAGGGCGATTATCGCACGTTAATTAACCAGTTAGAACATTATTGGTTTGGAGGCTATCCGGCATCCGCGCCGCTTGCGGCAAGATACGAAGAAAACGGACTTGCAAGCAGGCCGCCGCTGTCCTGACCATCAAGGCGCGACAAGCCCCGCCGTTCAGGGCGTGGAAAGATAGCGTGGACGGCGTAGCCGTCCCTGGCTGCAGTGGGGTGTCTGCTGCTGTTCGATGGACGCACCGCCACAGGATGATGCGAAGTAACACGGCGATACAGTATGCCTTCTACGGCGGTATTTCGTTACAAAGACCCCATGGGCATGCATCTTGAAAACACCGTGCCGTCCGCGCCTAATGTCGTCTTCATTGCTCATGGCTCAAGAGCAGCATGCAACGATTTCAAGCCTTCAAGTACGAACTCATGCCAGACGGCCAGCAGGAGCGGCAAATGCGCCGCTTTGCGGGTTCCTGTCGCTTCGTCTTCAACAAGGCGCTGGCGTTGCAGAAGGCGCGCCACGAGCAAGGCGAGAACAAGCTCGGCTATGCGGGCCTGTGCAAGTTGCTGACCGAGTGGCGCAATAGCCCGCAAACCGCATGGCTGGCCGATGCGCCTGTTCACCCGTTGCAACAGAGCCTCAAGGATCTGGAGCGGGCCTACACCAACTTCTTCGCCAAGCGAGCCGACTTTCCCCGGTTCAAGAAGAAGGGGCAGCGCGACAGTTTCCGCTATCCCGACCCGAAACAGATCAAGCTCGACCAGCCCAACAGCCGCCTGTTTCTGCCAAAGCTGGGCTGGCTGCGCTACCGCAACAGCCGCGAGGTGCCTGGCACGGTGAAGAACGTCACCGTGAGCCAGTCGTGTGGCAAGTGGTTCGTGAGCATCCAGACCGAACGACAGATCGATGAGCAGCCCACGGCGCAGGGTGCGGCAGTCGGTATCGACATGGGCATTGCCCGGTTCGCCACGCTTTCGGATGGTTCGTTCTACGCACCCCTCAACAGCTTCAAACGCCATGAGACCGCGCTGTGCAAAGCGCAGCAGGCGATGAGCCGCAAGGTCAGATTCAGCCGCAACTGGAAGAAGGCGAAAGCCTGCGTCCAGCGCATTCATTCCCGAATCGGCAATGCCCGCCGCGACTACCTGCACAAGTGCTCCACCACGATCAGCCAAAACCACGCGATGGTGTGTATCGAGGACTTGCAGGTACGCAATATGTCCAGGTCGGCGGCAGGCACGGCCGAGGCACCGGGAAGAAACGTTCGGGCCAAGTCTGGCCTGAACAGGTCCATCCTCGATCAGGGCTGGTTCGAGTTCCGCCGCCAACTGGACTACAAGCTGGCGTGGCGCGGCGGCTGGCTGATTGCCGTGCCGCCGCAAAATACCAGCCGCACGTGCCCGTGTTGCGGCCATGTGTCGGCGGCCAACCGCCAGACGCAAGCGCTGTTCAGGTGCGTGGGATGTGGTTTCGAAGGCAACGCCGATGTGGTCGGGGCGATCAATGTACTAAGGGCGGGACACGCCCGGTTAGCCTGTGAAGTGAGCGCAGAGGTCATGGCGCCAGCAGCAGGAACCTACCGAAGCGACTCGGGGGCGGCTCGATGCCGCGCCTGAGCGCCGTAGGAATCTCTGGTCTTCAGGCCGGGGAGGATGTCAACATGACCCAGCCAGTCGCTGACCGAATAAGGAAGCCCGATGAGCACGACCAGCACGCCCCTGTCCGGCGTCAATCATCCCCTGAAGGGGATCAGCTTCATCCTCTTGGCCACGTTGCTGTTTGCCAGCCACGACACCCTGTCGAAGTACCTGTCGGGTTTCTACCCGGTGATGTTTGTGGTCTGGGCGCGGTATCTGGTGCATACCCTGCTGATGAGCTGCATCTTCATGCCGTCGTCGGGGCTGCGCGTGTTGCGCACCAAACGTCCGCTGCTGCAAGTGCTGCGGGCGCTGGCACTATTGGGCACCAGCCTGCTGTTCACCAGCAGCCTGCTGTTCATTCCCCAGGCCGAGGCCACCGCCGTCAACTTCCTCGCGCCGCTGCTGGTCACGGCACTGTCGGTGCCGTTGTTGCGCGAGCATGTCACCCGTGGCCAATGGTGCGCGGTGATCGTCGGTTTTTCCGGGGTGCTGATCATCATCCACCCTGGCGGTGAGCTGTTTACCCCGGCGATTCTGCTGCCGCTGTCCTCGGCCCTGTGTTTTGCCCTGTATCAGCTGCTGACCCGGCTGGTCAGCCCCTACGACAGCCCGACCACCAGCAACTTCTTTGCCGGGCTGTTCAACACCCTGGTGATGAGCGCGCTGGTGCCGTTCTTCTGGGTGACCCCGGAAATTCAGCACTGGCCGTTCCTGCTGATGCTCGGTGGTTGCGGGATGGCGGCGCACTTGCTGCTGACCCAGGCGTTTCGCTACACGGCACCGGCGATTCTGGCGCCGTTCAGCTATTGCCAGATCGTCTTTGCCGGCCTGTTGGGCTGGCTGGTGTTCAACCATGTACCGGCGCTGGATGCGCAGATCGGCATCGCGATCATCTGCCTCAGTGGCCTGGCAGCGGCCTGGCAGCAGCGCAAGCGCTGACAGGCATTACCTCGTAGGAGCGGCTTTAGCCGCGAAAGGCTTCCTTCTGGCTTGCAACTTGCCGCTGCTTAAAGACAAAGGCCCGGTGACTCACGTCACCGGGCCTTTGCGTTGCTACCCTGGTCAGGCAGTCACTGCTTCAGATCAGGCACCTGGCGTGGCGCCATGAAGTACATCCAGGTCAGAGCGATGAAGTACATCGCCGGGATCAGCATGAACAGGATGCTGTAGTTGTTATTGGTCGCGGTCAGGATCGCGCCGACGATCTGGGTCATGAACATGCCGCCAATCGCTGCGCACATGCCGCCAAAGCCGAACACCGTGCTCATCAGGTGTTTGGGCGTGTAGTCCATCACCAGGCTCCAGATATTGGCCGTCCAGGCCTGGTGCGCACCGACGGCCACCGAGATGGCCAGTACCGCCACCCACAGGCCGCTGGCATTGGCGGCGAACACCACGCTGCAGATGGTCAGGGCGAAAATCAGCATCGACACCAGGCGTGCCTTGCTGGCCTTCATGCCGCGACCGATCAGCCAGGACGACAACACGCCGCCGCCAATGCTGCCGAAGTCGGCGGTCAGCCAGATCAGAATCAGCGGGATACCCATCTGGGTCACGCTGATGCCCAGGCTGTATTGCTGGTTGAGGAATGGCGGCAGCCAGTACAGGTAGAACCAGAACACCGGGGCCGTGATCGAGTAGGCCAGGGCAAAGGCCCAGGTGCCGCGCATTTTCAGGATGTGCGAGAAGGGCACCTTGACAGGCTCAGGCTCCGGGTCCTGGTTGATGTAGTCCAGTTCGGTTTTCTTGACGCTGGGGTGCTCTTCGGGGTTGTGGTAGTTGATCTGCCACATGACCAGCCAGAACAGGCCCAACAGACCCATGGCGATGAACGCCGCCTGCCAGCCCCAGACACTGAGGATCAGCGGCAGCAGGGCCGGGGTGATCATTGCACCGACGTTGGTGCCGGCATTGAAGATGCCGGTGGCCACGGCGCGCTCGCCGGCCGGGAACCACAGCCGGGTAGTCTTGACGCACGCCGGGTAGTTGGCCGCTTCGGTCAGGCCGAGAATGAACCGGCAGACCATGAAGCCCACCGCCGAGGTGGCCAGGCCATGCGCGCCGGTGGCCAGGCTCCACAGCAGCACGGCGAGGAAGAACGCGCGCTTGACGCCGACCTTGTCGATGAAGCGCCCCTGCAGAATGAAGCCGACCGCGTAACCGACCTGAAACCAGAAGTTGATGTTCGCGTAATCCATCGTCGTCCAGCCCATTTCCTTGGCCAGGATGGGCTGCATGACGCCAAGGGCGGCGCGGTCGATGTAGTTCAGGGTAGTGGCCAGGAACACCAGGGCAAGCATGCCCCAGCGAGTCTTGCCCACTGCCATGGCGCCACGGATCTTGTCGCCGATGCCGGCGCGTGCGGCGCTGGCCAGAGGATTGGTTTGGGTGTTGAGCATGATGGTTCGATCATCCGTTCCAGGACTGCGCCAAGGGCGTCAGCCGGACTGAGTAACTACCCGCCGCAGCAAGAGTGTCAGGGGCATTCGCGGCGTTGCAGGCACAGGCATGCAAGGCGAGGCGCGGATTCTGACAGATTCGGATGCAGGTGGGCGTGCTTTGGGGTATCAGGCCACTTGAGTCCGCCCGGTCAAATGACCGAACAGGTTCGTTTGCTCGAAGTCCCAGTCCTGGAAAGCGTGCGTGCAGGAGATTCAGTGAAGGCGCGCATGAGTCGTTATCCTGTTTTTGAAATTGTTATTTAGGTTCATCAGTCTTAGCGACAGACAAGGCAGTTAAGGCGGACGCGTATTGTGGAATGTTTCGGCTTTGCAGAACAGATGGTGTGCGTTGAACAAAACCTCGTCAATCGAGCGAAATGAGTTTTGTGCGATAAACGAACGAAAAACTAACCAGTTCGTACATAACTGGTTGCCTGGACGCGCGTCCGGGGAAATACTGAGATCATGCCCACCCTGTACTTGAATCCTGCGCACAGGGCGGCGATTTCGCGGCGTCAAATAGCCGCGCTCGTCCAGGAGTACAATAATATGCAGCGTTCCATTGCCACCGTTTGCCTGAGCGGCACTCTGCCAGAAAAGCTCGAAGCCATCGCCGCCGCCGGCTTTGATGGGGTCGAGATTTTCGAAAATGACCTGCTTTATTACGACGGCAGCCCACGTAACGTCCGGCAGATGTGTGCCGACCTGGGGCTGGCGATCACGCTGTTCCAGCCGTTTCGGGACTTTGAAGGCTGTCGGCGCGAGCGTCTGCAGCGCAACCTTGATCGCGCCGAGCGCAAGTTTGACCTGATGCAGGAATTGGGCACCGACCTGGTGCTGGTGTGCAGTAACGTGGCCGCCGACTCGCTGGGCGAACGCAACATCTTGCGCGATGACCTGAACCTGCTCGCCGAGCGTGCCGGGGCGCGCAAGCTGCGCATAGGCTATGAAGCGCTGGCCTGGGGGCGGCACGTCAATACCTGGCAGCAGGTCTGGGATCTGGTGCGTGAGGTCGATCATCCGGCGCTGGGCGTATTGCTCGACAGTTTCCATACCCTGTCGCTCAAGGGCGACCCGAGCGCGATTGCCGATATTCCGGGCGACAAGATCTTCTTTGTGCAGATGGCCGACGCGCCGCTGCTGGCCATGGATGTACTGGAGTGGAGCCGACATTTCCGCTGCTTCCCGGGCCAGGGCGAGTTCGACCTGCCGGGGTTCCTGGCGCCGATCCTGCGCAGCGGTTACACCGGCCCGCTGTCGCTGGAGGTGTTCAACGATGGTTTCCGCGCCGCGCCGACCCGCGCCAATGCTGCCGATGGCCTGCGCTCGCTGTTGTATCTGGAAGAAAAGACCCGTGAGCTGATGGCCCGCGAGAATCAGCCTGTGGCGCCCGAGCTACTGTTCAATCCGCCGGCCGCCAGCCAGTTCGATGGGGTCGAATTTCTTGAATTTGCCGTGGACGAGAGCCATGGCGCCCGGTTGGGCAACTGGCTGGAGCGACTGGGCTTTGCCCGCCTGGGCACGCACCGCTCCAAGGCGGTCAGTCTGATGGGGCAGGGCGATATCCGCATCGTGCTCAATGCCGAACCCTATTCATTTGCCCATGGTTTTTTCGAGGCCCATGGCCCGTCGCTGTGTGCCACCGCATTGCGGGTCGATGACGCACAGCAGGCGCTGGAGCGTGCCCGGGCCTTCAAGGGCCAGCCTTATCGCGGCCTGGTCGGCCCCAACGAGCGGGAAGTGCCGGCGGTGCGTGCGCCGGATGGCAGCCTGATCTACTTGGTGCAAGGCGCCGAGCCTGGCCAGTCGATCTATGACAGCGACTTCGTCATTGACCCGCGGGCAGTGGCCAGCGGCAGCCTGCAACGCATCGACCACATGGCCATGGCCTTGCCGGCCGACAGCCTGGACAGCTGGGTGCTGTTCTACAAGGGCTTGCTGGACTTCGAAGCCGATGACGAAGTGGTGCTGCCCGACCCTTATGGCCTGGTCAAAAGCCGCGCCTTGCGTAGCCGTTGCAGCAGCGTGCGGCTGCCGCTGAACATCTCGGAAAACCGCAACACGGCGATTTCCCATGCGTTGTCAACGTATCGCGGCTCGGGCGTGCACCACATCGCGTTTGCCTGTGAGGACATCTTCGCCGAGGTGCGCCGGGCCAAGGAAGCTGGGGTGCCATTGCTGGAAATTCCGCTGAACTACTACGATGACCTGGCGGCGCGGATGGACTTCGATGACGAATTCCTCAGCGAACTGGCTTACTACAACGTGCTGTACGACCGTGACAGCCAGGGTGGCGAACTGTTTCACGTGTACACCGAGGCGTTCGACGGGCGCTTCTTCTTCGAGATCATCCAGCGCAAGAATGGCTACGCTGGCTACGGCGCAGCCAACGTGCCGGTACGTCTGGCGGCGATGGCCAAGGCGCGCAGCGGCGCCGCACCGAAGGCGCGTCTGTAGCCGCAGTACGAGCAGTCAGTGAAACCGGATCGTCGTTTGCCGTTGCCGTGCATGCCTAGATGGCACAGACGACACGAATCGCGACTTGGGCGCTGGCCGAGGGTAGGCGTCGATTCGGGGGAGAAACCGACAGGGAAGTCGGTTTCAGGTGCGCTGGGCAGGGATGCCCATCGCGCCGACCCCCGAATCGATGCCGGACGGAGGGAAGTTCGCCCGCAGGGCGGACCCAAGCCAGGAGCAAATGCCTTTGCCTACTTTGGGCAAAACCAAAGTAGGTCGCCCAGCAGGGCGAAACCTGCATATCAAATCACGCGATGAAGGATTTTCCATTGCTCGAAAGGGCGTAGCGAACAGTTGCTCCCTTCCATCGTGCCGCCGCTGGGCCTCATAATTGGCGGTTCAACCGTGCTCGTGAGCCAACAATGAATACAATGACCGACTCTCCTGCGCTGCAGCCTGAAAAAACACTGCGCAAGAGCCGCAAGAACAACCCGGAAAAGACCCGCGACGACATCCTCCAGGCCGCCATCGCCGAGTTCGTGGCCCACGGCCTGTCCGGGGCGCGGGTCGATGCCATCGCCGAGCGCACCCATACCTCCAAGCGCATGATCTATTACTACTTCGGCAGCAAGGAGCAGTTGTACGTCGAGGTGCTGGAGAAACTCTACGGCGATATCCGCAATACCGAAGACCAGCTGCATCTGGTCGATCTGGAGCCCCACGCAGCGATCCGCCGGCTGGTGGAGTTCACTTTCGATCACCACGACCGTAACGTCGATTTCGTGCGCATCGTGTGTAACGAAAACATCCTTAACGGCGAGAACGTCAAACAGTCCGAAAGCATCAGCGCCAAGAGTGAAAACATCATCAAGACGCTGGATGCCATTTTGCGTCGTGGCGAAACCAGCGGGGTGTTCCGTCAGGGCGTCGACGCTGTGGACCTGCACATGCTGATGACCTCGTTCTGCTTCCACCGGGTCTCGAACCGCCACACCCTGGGGGCGATTTTCAAGATCGATCTGGCTGACGAGCAGGTCAAGCAACGCCACAAGCTGATGATTTGCGATTCAGTGCTGCGCTACTTGCAGCGCTGAGCGAGGCCGACGATTCAGCATCTGGCTGAATCGTCACCCCGCCTGAGCTTCAGGCCGGCAGGCTGTGAAAGTGCGCCATCATGCGTTCGGCATCAGCACGCTGGCCGCTGAACAGTTCGAAGGCCTTGACCGCCTGGAACACGGCCATGGTGGTGCCGTCCAGGGTCCGGCAACCCAGGCTGCGGGCCTGGCGTAGCAGTTCGGTTTCCAGCGGGAAGTAAATGATATCTGCCACCCATAGCCCGCCATGCAGATATTCGGCCGGCAGCGGCAGGCCTGGCAGCTTGGCCATGCCCACCGGGGTGGTGTTGACCAGACCATCGGCCTCAGCCACTGCACCTGCCAGATCCAGCCCCAGCTGCGCGCGGCCGGCGCCGAAATGAGCATTGAGATTGTCGACCAGAGCCTGGGCACGCTGCGCCTCGACTTCAAAAATCACCAGGCGCTCGACCCCGGCGTCCAGCAACGCATGGGCCACCGCAGCGCCGGCACCGCCGGCGCCCATTTGCACCACATAGCGGCGCGCAGCGCCTTGCAGGCCACGGGTGAAGCCTTCGGCAAAACCCAAGCAGTCGGTGTTGTGGCCGATACGCCTGCCGTCCTTGAACACCACGGTGTTGACCGCGCCAATGCCCCGCGCTTCGGCCGACAGCTCGTCGAGCAAAGGAATCACTGCCTGTTTGCACGGAAAGGTGATGTTCAAGCCGGTAAAGCCGCTGCTTTGTGCGCCGTCAAGCAGCCGTGGCAGGGCGCTGGGGTCAAGCCCGAGGGCGTCGATATCGATCAGACGGTACAGGTAGCGCAGGCCCTGAGCGTCACCTTCGTGTTCGTGCAGGGCGGGGGTACGGGAAGCCTGGATACCGGAGCCGATCAGGCCGGCGAGCACGGAAGGTCGTTGAGTCTGGGTCATCGGGAAATCTCTTGTTGTTGTGATGCGGGACGCTGTCGTGAAATGTACCAGATGGTTCAAAGTGCTGCATGAGCTGTTCCAGACGCTGCGCCTGAATGTGTTCGATGATCGCCCGGCGGCAGCCAGGTGAAACAGGCAGGTCGCGCCCGCTCCTGGGTTCGGGGATAATCCGTGTTTTTCAGTGGCCGAACCGCGCATGACCGAATCGTCTTTCAATCCTGCTCAGCATCAGGCCAGTACCCTTTGCCTGCCGCCCGGCGCCTGGACGACAGTGCTCCAGTGCCTGTGTGCGCGCTTTCCGGCGATCAGCCGCGAACAATGGCTGGACCGCATCAATCGTGGCCGGGTGCTCAACGCTGAGGGGCAGCCGATCAGTGTCGATCTGGCCTACCGCGAAGGCCTGCGTATTCACTATTTCCGTGAAGTGCCCAACGAGACACCGATTCCGGTGCTCGAAACCATCGTGCACATCGATGAGCATCTGGTGGTCGCTGACAAGCCGCATTTCTTGCCGGTGATTCCTACCGGTGAATACGTTGAGCAGACCCTGCTGCGCCGCCTGATTCAGCGCCTGGACAACCCGCATCTGGTGCCGCTGCACCGGATCGACCGGCACACTGCCGGGCTGGTGCTGTTTTCCGCCAACCCGGCCAGCCGTTCGGCTTACCAGGCGCTGTTTCGCAACCGCAGCATCGACAAGTTTTACGAAGCCATTGCCCCGGCGCTGCCGCAACTGGCGTTTCCCCGCGATCACGCCAGCCGGCTGGTCGATGGCGTACCGTTTTTTCGCATGCAGGAAGGTGAGGGCGCCGCCAACACCCTGACCCGGCTTGAGGTGCTGGAGCGGCAGGGCGATCTATGGCGTTATGGACTGTCGCCGGTGACCGGCAAGAAGCATCAGTTACGGGTCCACATGGCCGCGCTGGGGGCGCCGATCTGCAATGATCCGTTCTATCCCGAGGTCGTGGCTTCAGCGCCGGACGACTATCAGAAGCCGTTGCAATTGCTGGCGCGTGGGCTGCGCTTCAATGATCCGCTCAGTGGCGAGTCGAGGGCGTTCGAAAGTGCTTTGCGGCTGACGTTCAGCATGGCCGGCCAGTGATAGGCGGGCGCGAGGCTAGCGAAGCGCCGTATAGCGCGCTTCGCCATGGGTAACGCGGATTACAGGTCTTTGACGGTACGAACCTGATCCTTGTTCACGCGGGCTTTCTTGCCGTCGAGCTGTTCGAACTCGTAGAAGCCGGCGTCTTCGTCATATTCAGGGGTGTCGACGGTCTGGATTTCGCGGCCATCGTTAAGGGTGATCACTGTAGGTGAAGAGCAACCGGCCAGCGAGGCGAGGCCCA comes from the Pseudomonas sp. StFLB209 genome and includes:
- a CDS encoding OprD family porin yields the protein MRFSNPRVPLGSFCALVTATVLVPSTSQAAGLVDDAKVNLNLRNFFINRNFVDPANAQSGAQEWTQNFILDARSGFTQGTVGFGVDVLGMYSIKLDGGGGSGGTQLLPIHSDGRPADDFGRLAVAGKARFSKTELKVGEWMPVLPILRSDDGRSLPQTFQGAQLTSKEIDGVTLYGGQFRGNSPRNDASMEDMNMNGRAGITSDRFNFAAGEYSFNDKRTLVGVWYAQLEDIYQQQYYNLVHSQPLGDWTLGANLGYFVGKDDGQSLAGNLDNKTASAMLSARYGASTFYVGLQKVSGDSLWMRVNGTSGGTLANDSYNSSFDNAKERSWQLRHDYDFSALGVPGLTLMNRYIKGDNVHTGAITDGKEWARESELAYVVQQGSFKSLSIKWRNSTMRRDFSTNQFDENRLIVSYPLSIL
- a CDS encoding RNA-guided endonuclease InsQ/TnpB family protein, which translates into the protein MQRFQAFKYELMPDGQQERQMRRFAGSCRFVFNKALALQKARHEQGENKLGYAGLCKLLTEWRNSPQTAWLADAPVHPLQQSLKDLERAYTNFFAKRADFPRFKKKGQRDSFRYPDPKQIKLDQPNSRLFLPKLGWLRYRNSREVPGTVKNVTVSQSCGKWFVSIQTERQIDEQPTAQGAAVGIDMGIARFATLSDGSFYAPLNSFKRHETALCKAQQAMSRKVRFSRNWKKAKACVQRIHSRIGNARRDYLHKCSTTISQNHAMVCIEDLQVRNMSRSAAGTAEAPGRNVRAKSGLNRSILDQGWFEFRRQLDYKLAWRGGWLIAVPPQNTSRTCPCCGHVSAANRQTQALFRCVGCGFEGNADVVGAINVLRAGHARLACEVSAEVMAPAAGTYRSDSGAARCRA
- a CDS encoding DMT family transporter, translating into MSTTSTPLSGVNHPLKGISFILLATLLFASHDTLSKYLSGFYPVMFVVWARYLVHTLLMSCIFMPSSGLRVLRTKRPLLQVLRALALLGTSLLFTSSLLFIPQAEATAVNFLAPLLVTALSVPLLREHVTRGQWCAVIVGFSGVLIIIHPGGELFTPAILLPLSSALCFALYQLLTRLVSPYDSPTTSNFFAGLFNTLVMSALVPFFWVTPEIQHWPFLLMLGGCGMAAHLLLTQAFRYTAPAILAPFSYCQIVFAGLLGWLVFNHVPALDAQIGIAIICLSGLAAAWQQRKR
- a CDS encoding RluA family pseudouridine synthase, with product MTESSFNPAQHQASTLCLPPGAWTTVLQCLCARFPAISREQWLDRINRGRVLNAEGQPISVDLAYREGLRIHYFREVPNETPIPVLETIVHIDEHLVVADKPHFLPVIPTGEYVEQTLLRRLIQRLDNPHLVPLHRIDRHTAGLVLFSANPASRSAYQALFRNRSIDKFYEAIAPALPQLAFPRDHASRLVDGVPFFRMQEGEGAANTLTRLEVLERQGDLWRYGLSPVTGKKHQLRVHMAALGAPICNDPFYPEVVASAPDDYQKPLQLLARGLRFNDPLSGESRAFESALRLTFSMAGQ
- a CDS encoding YgdI/YgdR family lipoprotein; its protein translation is MKHKTLPAAFLLALGLASLAGCSSPTVITLNDGREIQTVDTPEYDEDAGFYEFEQLDGKKARVNKDQVRTVKDL
- a CDS encoding TetR/AcrR family transcriptional regulator, whose product is MNTMTDSPALQPEKTLRKSRKNNPEKTRDDILQAAIAEFVAHGLSGARVDAIAERTHTSKRMIYYYFGSKEQLYVEVLEKLYGDIRNTEDQLHLVDLEPHAAIRRLVEFTFDHHDRNVDFVRIVCNENILNGENVKQSESISAKSENIIKTLDAILRRGETSGVFRQGVDAVDLHMLMTSFCFHRVSNRHTLGAIFKIDLADEQVKQRHKLMICDSVLRYLQR
- a CDS encoding shikimate dehydrogenase; translation: MTQTQRPSVLAGLIGSGIQASRTPALHEHEGDAQGLRYLYRLIDIDALGLDPSALPRLLDGAQSSGFTGLNITFPCKQAVIPLLDELSAEARGIGAVNTVVFKDGRRIGHNTDCLGFAEGFTRGLQGAARRYVVQMGAGGAGAAVAHALLDAGVERLVIFEVEAQRAQALVDNLNAHFGAGRAQLGLDLAGAVAEADGLVNTTPVGMAKLPGLPLPAEYLHGGLWVADIIYFPLETELLRQARSLGCRTLDGTTMAVFQAVKAFELFSGQRADAERMMAHFHSLPA
- a CDS encoding MFS transporter, giving the protein MLNTQTNPLASAARAGIGDKIRGAMAVGKTRWGMLALVFLATTLNYIDRAALGVMQPILAKEMGWTTMDYANINFWFQVGYAVGFILQGRFIDKVGVKRAFFLAVLLWSLATGAHGLATSAVGFMVCRFILGLTEAANYPACVKTTRLWFPAGERAVATGIFNAGTNVGAMITPALLPLILSVWGWQAAFIAMGLLGLFWLVMWQINYHNPEEHPSVKKTELDYINQDPEPEPVKVPFSHILKMRGTWAFALAYSITAPVFWFYLYWLPPFLNQQYSLGISVTQMGIPLILIWLTADFGSIGGGVLSSWLIGRGMKASKARLVSMLIFALTICSVVFAANASGLWVAVLAISVAVGAHQAWTANIWSLVMDYTPKHLMSTVFGFGGMCAAIGGMFMTQIVGAILTATNNNYSILFMLIPAMYFIALTWMYFMAPRQVPDLKQ
- the quiC gene encoding 3-dehydroshikimate dehydratase QuiC, which codes for MQRSIATVCLSGTLPEKLEAIAAAGFDGVEIFENDLLYYDGSPRNVRQMCADLGLAITLFQPFRDFEGCRRERLQRNLDRAERKFDLMQELGTDLVLVCSNVAADSLGERNILRDDLNLLAERAGARKLRIGYEALAWGRHVNTWQQVWDLVREVDHPALGVLLDSFHTLSLKGDPSAIADIPGDKIFFVQMADAPLLAMDVLEWSRHFRCFPGQGEFDLPGFLAPILRSGYTGPLSLEVFNDGFRAAPTRANAADGLRSLLYLEEKTRELMARENQPVAPELLFNPPAASQFDGVEFLEFAVDESHGARLGNWLERLGFARLGTHRSKAVSLMGQGDIRIVLNAEPYSFAHGFFEAHGPSLCATALRVDDAQQALERARAFKGQPYRGLVGPNEREVPAVRAPDGSLIYLVQGAEPGQSIYDSDFVIDPRAVASGSLQRIDHMAMALPADSLDSWVLFYKGLLDFEADDEVVLPDPYGLVKSRALRSRCSSVRLPLNISENRNTAISHALSTYRGSGVHHIAFACEDIFAEVRRAKEAGVPLLEIPLNYYDDLAARMDFDDEFLSELAYYNVLYDRDSQGGELFHVYTEAFDGRFFFEIIQRKNGYAGYGAANVPVRLAAMAKARSGAAPKARL